In Schizosaccharomyces osmophilus chromosome 1, complete sequence, the genomic window CCCAATGCCAAACATGGCGCCCATGATGAACATGCCCTTTAACCCTATCGGTTCTGCTATGATacctcctcctcctcctcctgGAATGATGATGAATGCCCCACCATCTACCGTTTCTGTTCCTGGTATGCCACCGATGCCTGCTTATCAAGTACCATCCCAAtcaaatcaacaaaatcgGTGATTGTGCTGTACTGGTTCACGGAAACGTTTAAAAGAGCCCTTGTATGTATACTAGAAATCTTCGTTGACTATCGTACCGATATGATTTTGAtaacaaaatatttaataGATTTGCAATTAGAGCTACCTACCCAAAAATTAGACGATCAATCCATTCATCTCGTAACGCATTTTGAATTGCTTTCCAAGTATTCTATATAGTAATACAATCACGAATTATTACTATACCACATAATACCTGCCTCGTTATGCGACTCGATGTTTTCGTCTGTATGTGCTTCAAGCCTCTCTCTCTACACCAACCAACACCACCCACAAAGAATTGAAGGGATTATTCCATTCTACTTAGGCTTTATCCCTTCTCTAAGTacttgaaaatgatttttcctctttccattttcttttgcagcTTTCTTTGGATCGCCAAGTTGACATATGCAGACGTTTCGGATCCAGATATTGTCGGCTCTTGGAGTTCCAAATCACAAACAGTAATGACTGGTCCTGTATGTATTGATTTTATCATCATATTTCGTACGAGAATGCTAACACTTGAAATTCTAGGACTTCTTCGATCCAATGAACGAGGACTTTTTCGAACCTGACCTTCCTGGTATTAGTTACAGCTTTACGGATGATGGTCactttgaagaagcattATACATTATCAAACCAAATGCTACTTTTCCTCACTGCCCAAAGGCATTTTTGCAATGGCAGCATGGTTCTTACACCATTAATGACTCAAAGTCTATAATCCTTTCACCCATTAGAGGTGACGGACGTCAGCTTCAAAGTGACCCTTGCaactttaaaaattattcaTCTTACACTCGTTACACCCAAGATGAAGTCATGAAGGAATACTCTGTAAGCATCGATAAGTATCACGGTCGCTATAAGCTTGAACTTTTTGAATGGGATGGTACACCCAAGCAACCTATGTATCTTGTGTATCGTCCCCCCAAGATGCTTCCCTTTTCGTTTTCCGGTGTTACCGATACTAGCCAACTCCAGCAAAAGCGTTGGCTATCAAGGTTAGCCGCAACCCTTGCCGAGAAGCATACTACCACAATCTGGTGGTTAGGTTTAACTTTTATTGCTATTGGTAGTATTGGCTATATAATCGTATCCTAATGAAGCCAATCTTATTCATTCTTTGGTAATTCCGTTATaaaaatatctttcttcttttaacGTATATAACAACACTCATTTatcgaattttttttcgaatATGCTCTTCGAGGTTATTTGCACAGAAAACGTGCGTTTTTGAGGAGTAGCGCAAAGCCGGAATGttttattcattcattctttttattttttactttacttATCTATGGTCTTGGGTTAACATATAAGAGCTCCCCCCATGTTATAGCCATGCATTGTGCATTACTCCTTTTGAGTCTTTCgttcctttctttcttttacttttttttttttcttctctttaTGTGCAACCTAACCTTTTTGCGTTCCTTCTATTCACTCTTGATTTTCCTATGCCTTGACAGGAAGAAGACAGTGTCGAATATTGTTGCTTTATAAAGATCATTCCTATAGtaacaaattttttttgcgaAAAGCATTACAATTTATGTGTACAAAGTAATAACAATGTAGTAAGCATAAACTAAGATTTCCTACAAAGCTGAGAATTGAGAACACTAATATTTTATTACTTCCATGAAGGAAATGTATTTTCGTAACGAGGTTTTTTGACCGCAACCCTACCCTAATACAAAACAGTCACATGTAAAAGTTTTGGTGTTAATTCTCTTCAACGGTGAATTTTATCTTCAGCAACACAGGATGGCCACTGAACTTGTCGTGCAAAGCGAGCGTGCTTATCAAAAGCAGCCTcacattttccaaaatgcCAAGAAGGGTGCCGGTCGCCGTTGGTACAAGGATGTCGGTTTGGGTTTCAAGACCCCTACTGAGGCTATCTATGGTCAATACATTGACAAGAAGTGCCCCTTCGTTGGTGAAGTTTCCATCCGTGGCCGTATCTTGACTGGTACCGTCGTTTCCACCAAGATGCACCGTACCATCATCATTCGTCGTGAATACTTGCACTTCATCCCCAAGTACAACCGTTACGAGAAGCGTCACAAGAACGTTGCTGCCCACGTCTCTCCTGCCTTCCGTATCAACGAGGGTGATGTCGTTACTGTTGGTCAATGCCGTCCCTTGAGTAAGACCGTTCGCTTCAACGTCCTCCGTGTTGTCAAACACACTGAAGGATCCAAGCAATTCGGCAAGTTTTAAgatatatcttttttaatataagGTCAATTTAAGGAAGGCACATCCCGTCTGCTTGTAATATCTTGTATACTTAGTCTGTAGGTTTTCTATAATGGCAAGGGCCACAAAAGTATTTTTCCTAGTTACTATGTAAAAGTTGTTTAGTAAAACAACTTTTTGTATGCAATAAAATCGATGATATGCCTTGCAAGTTTCAAGCTTCTTTTAGAGTCATAACTACTGACCTTTTTAATTTGCTCAATTGTATTTAATAACGCCTTCAAGCAATATACATTATAAGcaatttttagaaaagagCACTTGACTACCATAAT contains:
- the rps1101 gene encoding 40S ribosomal protein S11 — protein: MATELVVQSERAYQKQPHIFQNAKKGAGRRWYKDVGLGFKTPTEAIYGQYIDKKCPFVGEVSIRGRILTGTVVSTKMHRTIIIRREYLHFIPKYNRYEKRHKNVAAHVSPAFRINEGDVVTVGQCRPLSKTVRFNVLRVVKHTEGSKQFGKF
- the rot1 gene encoding ER chaperone Rot1 — its product is MIFPLSIFFCSFLWIAKLTYADVSDPDIVGSWSSKSQTVMTGPDFFDPMNEDFFEPDLPGISYSFTDDGHFEEALYIIKPNATFPHCPKAFLQWQHGSYTINDSKSIILSPIRGDGRQLQSDPCNFKNYSSYTRYTQDEVMKEYSVSIDKYHGRYKLELFEWDGTPKQPMYLVYRPPKMLPFSFSGVTDTSQLQQKRWLSRLAATLAEKHTTTIWWLGLTFIAIGSIGYIIVS